From a single Herpetosiphon gulosus genomic region:
- a CDS encoding CPBP family intramembrane glutamic endopeptidase encodes MHKPDTKRLIPPGFFLLALFGIFLAIVFATESTPMAEIRFNVDREAALQRSEDAVLGVGGDPSQFTQTITFGSNNDAQSYLIREGSRELLNQRVDEDLNLASWNVRFWRELDPEQWLVSISPTTGRILAINHLRPDEAAGAKLSQAEALLIAQDQLPIPLEQLSLLDQFTTQQPNRTDHTFIWQRRDITDAEAQYRYSVTIAGDQLGQLGEYYWLPQSWYLDKDWQLRRGGILNHTGWTLTYALTALIGVAWFIQARRGRLRWRWALHLFAAVAVVGVLVMLNSIPLDLAHYDINQSLPVYWGNVLSGYVGQLVAIASTILLAGMAGEALVWEETEGTVSLSETLTRRGLVSRPVVQALWIGGLVGIFQLGFVSAFYALGSRYFGVWSPVTPLYDDTIATPFPALYGMALGLLPAIGEELIFRLGGIMVLTRYFGRPKLAIIVTAVVWAALHATYPQHPFYIRVVELSIIGILFGFLSVRYGVLASIAAHYTYNASLYVPLFWKTNNFYLLSGIAAAALVLWLLIPSIIRQLRGVPLESDNTIRAALPPQVPEPVVPQLSWQWRRDWKLFAGLSGLVAVILLVIGLNRAPALARNGVRQDMVTRTEALAQERNIDLTGLNPSVTVVADWVDLDLAYIYDQLDPEQTAAAIEKGTVRAWSVRWSNWDRPEYSWLVYLDPAGRLLSYRLSLPENTSAISTTLEQAQTIATTHVSQFIALEQYELINTSTSQKPNRSDYTFVWQTKMPWIAEAYRRFEVTVAGDQVITSSSSMYTPPEYRRERDQTTLSESILSNLRSALRGIPATILPILGLIGIFRRRTELWPWVWLGVIAGIGYLIQGAGRWTFAQVSELPRFILAISQTLANAVLNGGELALLGAGAATAWNLTKNEQQLPLEAFIRAIPHRIQDFVADRAQVLRRESIVLGIMIVPWILLIRSSIGFTTAKAGFWASVQPLNAQSAMLDILLQATFDAITTSLLLIGSLSMLTWVVRGKQQIALAITCLGIALVLLPLREPVQWLVLGLAVLLSFGLGRMLRWNGLAFTVALWLANIVPAALTLLATTPLALQLNGAALIVLLCGFCGWYLGGWWQTQNAEN; translated from the coding sequence GTGCACAAGCCCGATACCAAACGACTGATTCCCCCAGGTTTTTTCCTTTTAGCGTTATTTGGCATTTTCTTAGCGATTGTCTTTGCCACTGAATCAACGCCCATGGCCGAGATTCGCTTCAACGTGGATCGTGAGGCGGCCTTGCAGCGCTCGGAGGATGCGGTGCTGGGAGTGGGTGGCGATCCAAGCCAATTCACCCAAACAATCACGTTTGGCTCGAACAACGATGCTCAATCGTATTTGATTCGCGAAGGCAGCCGCGAATTGCTCAATCAGCGGGTTGACGAAGATCTCAATCTTGCCAGTTGGAATGTGCGTTTTTGGCGTGAGCTTGATCCTGAACAATGGTTGGTTAGCATTTCGCCAACCACAGGCCGAATTTTGGCGATTAATCATCTGCGCCCCGATGAAGCAGCAGGAGCGAAATTAAGTCAAGCTGAGGCCTTGTTAATAGCGCAAGACCAATTGCCAATTCCGCTTGAACAATTGAGCTTGCTCGATCAATTTACCACGCAACAGCCTAACCGTACCGACCATACCTTTATTTGGCAGCGCCGTGATATCACTGATGCCGAAGCCCAATATCGCTACAGTGTCACGATTGCTGGCGATCAATTAGGCCAACTCGGCGAGTATTATTGGTTGCCGCAGTCGTGGTATTTGGATAAAGATTGGCAACTGCGCCGTGGTGGCATTCTCAACCACACTGGTTGGACGCTGACCTATGCCCTAACTGCCTTGATTGGGGTGGCTTGGTTTATTCAGGCACGGCGAGGGCGGTTGCGCTGGCGTTGGGCCTTGCACCTTTTTGCGGCAGTTGCAGTAGTTGGTGTGTTGGTCATGCTCAACAGCATTCCGCTCGATTTGGCCCATTATGATATTAACCAAAGCCTGCCTGTTTATTGGGGTAATGTGCTCAGTGGCTATGTTGGTCAGCTCGTTGCCATTGCCAGCACGATCCTCTTGGCGGGCATGGCTGGCGAGGCGCTCGTTTGGGAAGAAACCGAAGGCACAGTTTCGTTGAGCGAAACCCTGACCCGCCGTGGATTAGTGAGTCGCCCAGTCGTGCAGGCTTTATGGATTGGCGGCTTGGTTGGAATCTTCCAATTAGGCTTTGTTTCGGCCTTTTATGCCTTGGGTAGCCGCTATTTTGGGGTTTGGTCGCCAGTTACGCCATTGTACGACGATACGATTGCTACACCGTTTCCAGCTTTGTATGGCATGGCACTGGGCTTGTTGCCCGCCATCGGAGAGGAACTGATCTTTCGCTTGGGCGGGATTATGGTGTTGACTCGCTATTTTGGCCGACCCAAACTGGCAATCATTGTCACGGCGGTGGTTTGGGCAGCTTTGCATGCCACCTATCCTCAACATCCATTTTATATTCGCGTGGTTGAATTAAGCATTATTGGGATTTTGTTTGGCTTTTTGAGCGTGCGTTACGGCGTGTTGGCCTCAATCGCTGCCCACTATACCTACAATGCCTCGCTGTATGTGCCGCTCTTTTGGAAAACTAATAACTTCTATTTGCTCAGCGGGATTGCCGCCGCCGCCTTGGTGTTGTGGTTGTTGATTCCTTCAATCATTCGCCAACTGCGTGGAGTTCCGCTTGAGAGCGATAATACGATTCGCGCCGCGCTGCCGCCGCAAGTGCCCGAGCCAGTTGTGCCTCAATTGAGCTGGCAATGGCGACGCGATTGGAAATTATTTGCTGGTTTATCGGGCTTGGTCGCGGTTATATTGCTGGTAATTGGGCTGAATCGTGCGCCTGCCTTGGCTCGCAACGGTGTGCGCCAAGATATGGTTACCCGCACCGAAGCGCTAGCCCAAGAACGCAATATCGATCTAACGGGCCTGAATCCCAGCGTGACGGTTGTGGCCGATTGGGTTGACCTTGATTTGGCCTACATCTACGATCAACTAGATCCTGAGCAAACCGCTGCTGCGATTGAAAAAGGCACAGTTCGGGCGTGGAGCGTGCGCTGGTCGAATTGGGATCGGCCTGAGTATAGCTGGTTGGTGTATCTCGATCCGGCTGGGCGTTTGCTGTCGTATCGCTTGAGTTTGCCCGAAAATACCAGCGCGATTTCAACCACACTGGAGCAAGCTCAAACGATTGCAACCACCCATGTCAGCCAATTTATCGCGCTTGAGCAGTATGAGTTGATCAATACCAGTACCAGCCAAAAGCCCAATCGTAGCGATTACACCTTTGTATGGCAGACCAAAATGCCATGGATTGCTGAGGCCTATCGGCGCTTTGAGGTGACGGTGGCAGGCGATCAAGTGATTACTAGCTCGTCCTCGATGTACACGCCGCCTGAATATCGGCGTGAGCGCGACCAAACCACCTTGAGCGAAAGTATTCTGAGCAATTTGCGCAGCGCCTTGCGCGGTATTCCGGCCACAATCTTGCCGATTTTAGGCTTGATTGGCATTTTTCGGCGGCGCACTGAGCTTTGGCCGTGGGTTTGGTTGGGGGTTATTGCCGGGATTGGCTACTTAATACAAGGTGCTGGGCGCTGGACATTTGCCCAAGTTAGCGAACTACCACGCTTTATTTTAGCTATCAGCCAAACCTTGGCTAATGCGGTCTTGAATGGTGGCGAGCTAGCCTTGTTAGGAGCAGGCGCAGCAACCGCTTGGAACCTGACCAAAAACGAACAACAATTGCCGCTTGAAGCCTTTATTCGGGCAATTCCGCATCGAATCCAAGATTTTGTGGCCGATCGGGCACAAGTTTTGCGGCGCGAAAGCATCGTATTGGGGATAATGATCGTGCCATGGATCTTGCTGATTCGCAGCAGCATTGGTTTTACAACCGCCAAAGCTGGTTTTTGGGCCAGCGTCCAACCCCTGAACGCACAATCAGCAATGCTTGATATACTATTACAGGCAACATTTGATGCAATTACGACAAGTTTGCTCTTGATCGGTAGCCTGAGCATGCTAACATGGGTAGTACGTGGGAAGCAGCAGATCGCCTTGGCAATCACCTGTCTTGGAATCGCATTGGTTCTCTTGCCGTTGCGTGAACCAGTTCAATGGCTTGTTTTAGGCCTAGCTGTGCTGTTGAGCTTTGGGCTTGGCCGCATGCTGCGCTGGAATGGCTTGGCGTTCACTGTTGCTTTATGGTTGGCAAACATTGTACCAGCCGCCCTAACCTTACTTGCAACAACCCCACTTGCATTGCAACTGAACGGCGCAGCCTTGATCGTGTTGCTCTGTGGCTTTTGCGGGTGGTATCTTGGTGGATGGTGGCAAACACAGAATGCAGAAAATTAA
- a CDS encoding VOC family protein, which produces MEMDHVAVVVNNIAESTAWYVEQCGAQVLYADETWAFLRIGQGKLALVMAYQHPPHVAVRVNETQLNALATQHNQPIDRHRDGTKGFYLRDPNGNVLEVICYPPAETVYNKG; this is translated from the coding sequence ATGGAAATGGATCATGTTGCGGTTGTAGTTAATAATATTGCTGAATCAACTGCTTGGTATGTTGAGCAATGTGGGGCGCAGGTATTATATGCTGATGAGACATGGGCTTTTTTACGGATTGGCCAAGGAAAATTAGCGTTGGTTATGGCCTATCAACATCCGCCGCATGTGGCGGTGCGGGTTAATGAAACGCAATTAAACGCCTTAGCAACCCAACATAACCAACCGATCGATCGCCATCGTGATGGTACAAAAGGCTTTTATCTACGCGACCCAAATGGGAATGTGCTGGAAGTTATTTGTTATCCACCTGCTGAAACAGTGTATAACAAAGGTTGA
- a CDS encoding glycosyltransferase family 4 protein has product MQPASLSILTPTPLYPAHAGAKNHSLNALRQLSDYYTVDSYCLANQPQTVDWGPLPQWCRDLHAFAPSNPKHRGIDPPAVHLEFSQPMRDYLQQRWATKLPDLLQLEGTTMAQYAPFARHLGLKAIICTVHQVGFVAQWRRLQREKHWKLRARRLAGLLSLWLYEQRALRQCDLLVTLSETDQRTLARWQPKLNIVTVPAGVDLSQWPLCRQPQAPQQVLFVGNYFHPPNVEGALWLAREVWPLVQAQMPEARLMLAGRSPTPEIQQLASATIQVPGTIDDLQAVYRQSRVVAAPIFWGSGVRIKILEGLATGLPLVTTSLAAEGLALKHETHALFAETPQSFAAALVRILRTPRLAEQLGDAGRQLIAQDYDWQAIGRQLAQHYQRLL; this is encoded by the coding sequence ATGCAACCTGCAAGCCTCAGTATACTCACCCCAACCCCACTGTATCCAGCCCATGCTGGTGCAAAAAACCATAGTTTGAATGCGCTACGTCAATTAAGTGATTATTATACTGTTGATAGTTATTGTTTAGCCAACCAACCGCAAACAGTCGATTGGGGGCCGTTGCCGCAATGGTGTCGTGATCTACATGCCTTCGCGCCAAGCAACCCTAAGCATCGGGGAATTGATCCACCAGCGGTGCATTTGGAGTTTTCGCAGCCCATGCGCGATTATTTGCAACAACGCTGGGCGACCAAGCTGCCGGATTTGCTGCAACTTGAAGGCACAACCATGGCCCAGTATGCCCCATTTGCTCGCCATTTGGGGCTGAAGGCAATTATTTGTACCGTACATCAGGTTGGGTTTGTGGCTCAATGGCGACGCTTACAACGCGAAAAACATTGGAAACTCCGCGCCCGCCGCTTGGCTGGATTGCTCAGCTTGTGGCTGTATGAGCAGCGAGCCTTGCGCCAGTGTGATTTGCTAGTTACGCTGAGCGAAACGGATCAACGAACCCTAGCTCGTTGGCAACCAAAACTCAACATCGTAACCGTGCCAGCGGGAGTTGATTTAAGCCAATGGCCGCTATGTCGCCAGCCTCAGGCTCCGCAGCAAGTGTTGTTTGTGGGCAACTATTTTCATCCGCCGAATGTTGAAGGGGCGTTATGGTTGGCGCGTGAGGTTTGGCCGTTGGTTCAAGCCCAAATGCCTGAAGCCCGCTTGATGCTGGCAGGCCGCAGCCCTACGCCTGAAATTCAACAACTTGCCAGTGCTACAATTCAAGTACCAGGCACAATTGACGATTTACAGGCAGTTTATCGTCAAAGTCGGGTGGTGGCAGCGCCAATTTTTTGGGGTAGCGGTGTGCGGATTAAAATTTTAGAGGGTTTGGCGACAGGTTTGCCTTTGGTAACGACAAGTTTGGCGGCTGAAGGCTTGGCACTTAAGCACGAAACCCATGCCCTGTTTGCCGAAACGCCGCAATCATTTGCTGCAGCGCTTGTGCGCATTTTGCGAACACCACGTTTGGCCGAACAACTCGGCGATGCAGGTAGGCAATTGATCGCCCAAGATTACGATTGGCAAGCAATTGGGCGACAATTAGCCCAGCACTATCAGCGCTTACTCTAG
- a CDS encoding DUF2071 domain-containing protein — MKIAFLSAEWANLGLFSYAVPDQLLQPYLPTGLELDRRDGSAFVSLVVFDFLQTKVLGVAWPGFRNFAEMNLRFYVRRGQQRGVVFVREIVPQWLVATLANVIYNEPYVAAPLQSHTQFSANQITVEHNLYWQGQTNLVKLTASKQLYHPSADSTEHFFKEHEWGFGRKRNGKPIVYRVEHPEWDVYPVERYQLQFDWGAIYGPQWAWLANETPYSAVLAKGSAVKVFPHQKLPNG, encoded by the coding sequence ATGAAAATTGCATTTCTATCAGCAGAATGGGCTAATCTTGGATTGTTCTCGTATGCTGTGCCCGATCAATTATTGCAGCCCTATTTGCCAACTGGCTTAGAGCTTGATCGGCGTGATGGCTCGGCGTTCGTAAGCTTAGTGGTATTTGATTTTCTGCAAACCAAAGTTTTAGGCGTGGCGTGGCCCGGCTTTCGCAATTTTGCCGAGATGAATTTGCGCTTTTATGTGCGCCGTGGGCAGCAACGCGGAGTGGTGTTTGTGCGCGAAATCGTGCCTCAATGGCTGGTCGCCACATTAGCCAACGTCATTTATAACGAGCCGTATGTGGCCGCTCCATTGCAGAGCCATACCCAATTCAGTGCCAACCAAATCACGGTTGAGCACAATTTATATTGGCAAGGCCAAACCAATTTGGTCAAGTTAACCGCTAGCAAACAGCTGTATCACCCAAGTGCCGATAGCACCGAACACTTTTTCAAGGAGCACGAATGGGGCTTTGGGCGCAAGCGCAACGGCAAGCCAATCGTCTATCGGGTTGAACATCCTGAGTGGGATGTTTATCCAGTGGAGCGTTATCAACTGCAATTTGATTGGGGCGCGATTTATGGCCCTCAATGGGCTTGGCTAGCAAACGAAACGCCCTATTCAGCAGTCTTGGCTAAAGGCTCAGCTGTCAAGGTTTTTCCCCATCAAAAATTGCCAAATGGCTAA
- a CDS encoding NAD(P)H-quinone oxidoreductase, which translates to MQAIVFEQAGDADVLQLAEVADLQPQAGELLIRVYATAVNRADILQRRGMYPAPAGASEILGLEIAGEVIGHGAGVTTPALGTRVCALLPGGGYAQQVVIPAELAMPIPDNLSYEQAAAIPEVWMTAYDNLFNWGRLSAGERLLVHGGSSGIGTAAIQLARWRGAEVLITAGSETKIARCRELGAVAGINYRTENWPERVQALTEQQGVDVVLDMLGASYFKDNLASLRVGGRLVIIATMGGAQTELDLRTLMLKRLTVCGTTLRARPIAAKAALTQQMLADVLPRFADGTFQPVIEAVFDLAEASAAHRLLESSQHVGKIVLRVA; encoded by the coding sequence ATGCAAGCAATTGTGTTTGAGCAGGCTGGTGATGCTGATGTGTTGCAGTTGGCCGAAGTTGCCGATTTGCAGCCGCAAGCTGGCGAATTGTTGATTCGGGTGTATGCGACTGCTGTCAATCGGGCCGATATTTTGCAACGCCGTGGTATGTATCCAGCGCCAGCGGGAGCTTCAGAGATTTTGGGGCTAGAAATCGCAGGCGAGGTGATTGGCCATGGTGCAGGTGTCACAACTCCAGCGCTTGGCACGCGAGTTTGTGCCTTGCTGCCAGGCGGCGGTTATGCACAACAGGTGGTGATTCCGGCTGAGCTAGCCATGCCAATTCCGGACAATTTGAGCTACGAACAAGCTGCGGCGATTCCCGAAGTCTGGATGACCGCCTACGACAATTTGTTTAATTGGGGCCGCTTGAGTGCTGGTGAACGCTTGTTGGTGCACGGCGGCAGCTCAGGCATTGGCACGGCGGCAATTCAACTAGCGCGTTGGCGTGGCGCTGAAGTGCTGATTACTGCTGGTTCTGAAACCAAAATTGCCCGTTGCCGCGAATTAGGGGCAGTCGCAGGCATCAACTATCGAACTGAAAACTGGCCTGAACGAGTGCAAGCCCTGACTGAGCAGCAAGGCGTTGATGTCGTTTTGGATATGTTAGGAGCCAGTTATTTCAAGGATAATTTGGCCAGCCTGCGGGTTGGCGGGCGCTTGGTGATTATCGCGACAATGGGTGGAGCACAAACTGAACTTGATCTGCGCACGCTGATGCTCAAACGTTTGACAGTTTGTGGTACAACCTTGCGTGCCCGCCCAATTGCCGCTAAAGCTGCGTTAACTCAACAAATGCTGGCCGATGTGCTGCCACGCTTCGCCGATGGCACATTTCAGCCAGTCATTGAAGCGGTGTTTGATTTGGCCGAAGCCAGTGCTGCCCATCGCTTGCTTGAATCAAGCCAGCATGTCGGCAAAATTGTGCTGCGAGTAGCATAG